From one Comamonas piscis genomic stretch:
- a CDS encoding LysR family transcriptional regulator, translated as MRDQALFDKIDLHLIRVLHTVLTERSVSRAALRLGMYQPAVSAALKRLRDLAGDPLLVRSGAAMMPTDKGQRMVEPAAAILRAAEGLFSDARDFDPQTATRTFRIAASDYFDPLFLPALVTRIKSEAPLCVVEIYPLSSETHYHAQLAQGDIDVVVGNWLQPTGDLHMTSLMSDEVVSLVSQRHPAVRRGWDVEAWLQAEHIAPTPTHPGARGIIDARLDALGVERRIMARCAHFSAIPGMVASSLLVLTTGRQFCERFVDKHALTILECPLKLPALDYYLLWHARSHASEAAIWLRACLKKTALSLRSPVAYSV; from the coding sequence ATCCGGGTGCTGCACACGGTGCTGACCGAGCGCAGCGTCTCGCGGGCGGCCTTGCGCCTGGGCATGTACCAGCCGGCGGTGTCGGCAGCGCTCAAGCGTCTGCGCGATCTGGCCGGCGACCCCTTGTTGGTGCGCTCGGGCGCGGCCATGATGCCCACGGACAAGGGCCAGCGCATGGTCGAGCCCGCGGCAGCCATCTTGCGCGCGGCCGAAGGCCTGTTCAGCGATGCCCGCGATTTTGACCCGCAGACAGCGACCCGCACCTTCCGCATTGCGGCGAGCGATTACTTTGATCCGCTGTTCTTGCCCGCGCTGGTGACCCGCATCAAGTCCGAGGCGCCGCTTTGCGTGGTGGAGATATACCCGCTGTCGTCCGAGACCCATTACCATGCGCAACTCGCCCAGGGCGATATCGATGTGGTGGTCGGCAACTGGCTGCAGCCGACCGGCGACCTGCACATGACCAGCCTGATGAGCGACGAAGTGGTCAGCCTGGTCAGCCAGCGGCACCCGGCAGTGCGGAGGGGCTGGGATGTGGAGGCCTGGCTGCAGGCTGAGCACATTGCCCCGACTCCCACCCACCCGGGCGCGCGCGGCATCATTGACGCGCGGTTGGATGCGCTGGGGGTGGAGCGGCGCATCATGGCGCGCTGCGCGCATTTCAGTGCCATCCCGGGGATGGTGGCATCGAGTTTGCTTGTGCTGACCACCGGGCGCCAGTTCTGCGAGCGCTTTGTCGACAAGCATGCGCTGACCATTCTGGAATGCCCGCTCAAGCTGCCGGCACTGGACTATTACCTGCTCTGGCATGCCCGCAGCCATGCCTCCGAAGCTGCCATCTGGCTGCGCGCCTGCCTGAAGAAAACTGCACTGTCGTTGCGCAGCCCCGTGGCTTATTCGGTGTGA
- a CDS encoding ABC transporter ATP-binding protein: protein MKEQTPTPTTDGDTPRLQLIGITKRYPAVVANNKVSLTVRAGEIHAVLGENGAGKSTLMKIIYGSVKPDEGQILVDGLPVQIRNPQEARQLGISMVFQHFSLFDTLTVAENVWLGQSKQMSLAQVTARISEVASEYGLEIDPLRPVHSLSVGEMQRVEIIRGLLTRPRLLILDEPTSVLTPQAVEKLFVVLRKLAAEGCSILYISHKLHEIRALCSACTVVRGGQVTGECDPREHSNASLSRMMIGAEPARLELRPSKVGAAVLQVQQLRLARQDPFGMDLDGIALQVRAGEVVGIAGVSGNGQRELLYALSGEDTRAEPQMVMVDTTPVGRMGPGQRRALGLHFVPEERLGRGAVPSMSLAHNLVLTRNEMLGAGGWLRMGQLDEMARGIIARFGVKAGGPHASAQSLSGGNLQKFIVGREIDAKPRLLIVSQPTWGVDVGAAAQIRGEILALRDAGCAVLVLSEELEELFEISDRLHVMAKGRLSPSVNRADASVQLIGEWMSGLWEGRGAAAAAAAATASVEPQGGQHA from the coding sequence ATGAAAGAACAGACCCCGACACCGACAACCGATGGCGACACGCCACGGTTACAGCTGATCGGCATCACCAAGCGCTACCCAGCGGTTGTAGCCAATAACAAAGTATCGTTGACCGTACGCGCTGGTGAGATCCACGCGGTGCTGGGCGAAAACGGTGCGGGTAAATCGACCCTGATGAAGATCATCTACGGCTCGGTTAAACCCGATGAGGGCCAGATCCTGGTTGACGGTCTGCCCGTACAGATCCGCAATCCGCAGGAAGCACGCCAGCTGGGCATCAGCATGGTGTTCCAGCATTTCAGCCTGTTTGATACCCTGACCGTGGCCGAGAATGTCTGGCTGGGCCAAAGCAAGCAAATGTCTTTGGCGCAAGTGACCGCTCGCATCAGCGAGGTGGCCAGTGAATATGGCTTGGAGATCGACCCGCTGCGCCCAGTACACAGCCTGTCGGTAGGCGAAATGCAGCGAGTGGAGATCATCCGGGGCCTGCTGACCCGGCCGCGCTTGTTGATTCTCGATGAGCCCACCTCGGTGCTCACGCCCCAGGCGGTGGAGAAGCTGTTTGTGGTGCTGCGCAAGCTCGCCGCTGAGGGCTGCAGCATTCTCTATATCAGCCACAAGCTCCATGAAATCCGCGCGCTGTGCAGCGCCTGCACGGTGGTGCGTGGCGGCCAGGTGACGGGTGAATGCGATCCGCGCGAGCACAGCAATGCATCGCTGTCGCGCATGATGATTGGCGCCGAGCCTGCACGGCTGGAGCTGCGCCCCAGCAAAGTGGGCGCTGCTGTACTGCAGGTGCAGCAGCTGCGTTTGGCCCGGCAAGACCCTTTTGGCATGGACCTGGACGGCATTGCGCTGCAGGTGCGCGCTGGTGAGGTGGTGGGCATTGCAGGGGTATCGGGCAACGGCCAGCGCGAGCTGTTGTATGCGCTATCGGGCGAAGACACCCGCGCCGAGCCGCAGATGGTGATGGTGGATACCACGCCCGTGGGCCGCATGGGCCCGGGCCAGCGCCGCGCGCTGGGCCTGCATTTTGTGCCGGAAGAGCGCCTGGGCCGGGGCGCTGTGCCCAGCATGAGCCTGGCGCACAACCTGGTGCTGACGCGCAATGAGATGCTGGGAGCAGGCGGCTGGCTGCGCATGGGCCAGCTCGACGAGATGGCGCGCGGCATCATCGCGCGCTTTGGCGTCAAGGCCGGTGGGCCGCATGCCAGTGCGCAGTCGCTCTCGGGCGGCAACCTGCAGAAATTTATTGTCGGCCGCGAGATCGATGCCAAGCCGCGCTTGCTGATCGTGTCGCAACCCACCTGGGGTGTGGATGTGGGCGCGGCCGCGCAGATCCGGGGCGAGATTTTGGCGCTGCGCGATGCGGGCTGCGCGGTCCTGGTGCTCAGTGAGGAGTTGGAAGAATTGTTTGAGATCAGCGACCGCCTGCATGTGATGGCCAAGGGGCGGCTGTCCCCCTCGGTGAACCGGGCCGATGCCTCGGTGCAACTGATCGGTGAATGGATGAGTGGCCTGTGGGAAGGGCGCGGCGCTGCTGCTGCTGCTGCTGCTGCCACCGCCTCGGTCGAGCCGCAAGGGGGCCAACATGCTTAA